From the genome of Streptomyces sp. NBC_01341, one region includes:
- a CDS encoding helix-turn-helix domain-containing protein — MAAGSERPLNEVKFLTVAEVASVMRVSKMTVYRLVHSGHLPAIRVGRSFRVPEQAVHEYLRESFVGVESA, encoded by the coding sequence ATGGCTGCTGGCAGCGAGAGGCCTCTCAACGAGGTCAAGTTTCTGACCGTGGCGGAAGTCGCCTCGGTCATGAGGGTGTCGAAGATGACCGTGTACCGCTTGGTGCACAGTGGTCATCTGCCCGCGATCAGGGTGGGAAGGTCCTTCCGGGTCCCGGAGCAAGCGGTTCACGAGTATCTCCGCGAGTCCTTCGTGGGGGTGGAGTCGGCCTGA
- a CDS encoding 30S ribosomal protein bS22: MGSVIKKRRKRMAKKKHRKLLKRTRVQRRNKK; this comes from the coding sequence GTGGGCTCTGTTATCAAGAAGCGGCGTAAGCGGATGGCCAAGAAGAAGCACCGCAAGCTGCTCAAGCGCACGCGCGTTCAGCGTCGCAACAAGAAGTAA
- a CDS encoding NAD-dependent epimerase/dehydratase family protein, whose product MGKIVLVTGAARQLGGRFVRRIQRDPGVDRVIAVDAVAPAHQLGDAEFVTADIRQSAIARVLAEHSVDTVVHLDVSAKAPGAAGRTTVKETNVIGTMQLLGACQKSPTVQRLVVKSSTNVYGSAPRDPAVFTETTPPKSLPSGGFAKDAVEVEGYVRGFARRRPDVAVCVLRFANILGPEPDSPLADYLTLPVLPTVFGYDPRLQFVHEDDVVDVLEIASREPRRGTLNSGTFNIAGDGVLLLSQCSRRLGRPTVPLLLPAVTWVGSALRTIGMTDFSPEQIRLLTHGRVVSTVQMRETLGFRPKFTTAETFAEFARSRGPGLLPPDRVGRAVGRLAELPLAGGRAGTTHSTHGAR is encoded by the coding sequence TTGGGGAAGATCGTGCTCGTCACAGGCGCGGCCCGGCAGCTCGGAGGCCGTTTCGTGCGGCGGATACAGCGTGATCCCGGTGTGGACCGGGTGATCGCGGTGGACGCGGTCGCGCCCGCGCACCAGCTGGGTGACGCCGAATTCGTCACGGCGGACATCCGGCAGTCCGCGATCGCGAGGGTCCTCGCCGAGCATTCCGTCGACACGGTCGTCCACCTGGACGTGTCCGCGAAGGCGCCCGGCGCGGCGGGCCGGACGACGGTCAAGGAGACCAACGTCATCGGCACCATGCAGTTGCTCGGTGCCTGCCAGAAGTCCCCGACCGTCCAGCGGCTCGTGGTGAAGTCCAGTACGAACGTGTACGGCTCCGCGCCACGTGACCCCGCGGTCTTCACCGAGACCACCCCGCCCAAGTCCCTGCCCAGCGGCGGGTTCGCCAAGGACGCGGTGGAGGTCGAGGGGTACGTACGCGGTTTCGCGCGACGCAGGCCCGACGTGGCCGTGTGCGTGCTGAGGTTCGCCAACATCCTGGGACCTGAGCCGGATTCGCCGCTCGCCGACTACCTGACGCTGCCGGTCCTGCCGACGGTCTTCGGGTACGACCCCCGGCTCCAGTTCGTCCATGAGGACGACGTCGTCGACGTACTGGAGATCGCGTCCCGTGAACCCCGGCGCGGGACGCTGAACAGCGGCACCTTCAACATCGCAGGCGACGGGGTGCTGCTGCTCTCGCAGTGTTCCCGGCGGCTGGGGCGGCCCACCGTGCCGCTGCTGCTGCCGGCCGTCACCTGGGTGGGATCGGCGCTCCGTACGATCGGCATGACCGACTTCTCCCCGGAGCAGATCCGTCTGCTCACCCACGGCAGGGTCGTCTCGACCGTGCAGATGCGCGAGACGCTGGGCTTCCGCCCGAAGTTCACCACCGCCGAGACGTTCGCGGAGTTCGCTCGGAGCAGGGGGCCGGGGCTGCTGCCGCCCGACCGGGTGGGCAGGGCGGTCGGCAGACTGGCCGAACTGCCGCTCGCAGGTGGACGGGCCGGTACGACACATTCGACTCACGGCGCCAGGTAG